The DNA window ACCAGTTGTAGGGTCGGATGATCGTGAACGGCATTCCGTTCTCGACGTTATGCGCGAAGATGTACCGCTCGAAGAGCTGCTTGGCGGTGGAATAGCTCCAGCGGTGGTTCTTCGTCGGGCCGACCACGAGCGGCGTCTCGTCTTCGCGCTGCTCATACAGATCCGGATCATCGTAGTCGTCGCTCGGCACGTAACTGGAGAGCGTGCGGCCATAGACCTCGCAGGTCGAGGTATGCACGAGCCAGCTCCGATGCTTCGAGCACAGGTCGATCAATGCGTAGGCATCGATGAAGTTCGATTGGATGGTCTTCACCGGGCTCGAGACGTACTGAGCCGGCGTGCAGACGGCGGCCAGCGAAATGACGGCATCGGCGTCGGCGACGTAGGGCTCGATCTCCTCGAAGGTCGTGTCCGCGTCGATATAGCGCTGGTGAAACGAGAGGTTCGGGTTGTCCAGGTGCTGGGAGATCTTGTCGAGCGAAGTGTCCCAGCCCTCGATGTGATATTCGCCCGAGGCCAGCAGCCGATCGGTGAGGTGGCTTCCAACGAAGCCGCCACAGCCGAGAATGATCACCTTCTTCATGAGTCTTCCCTTCCTGTGCTGTGCTCTGCGCTGCGCGGGCTGAAGCCGGCGAACAGCGATGGCACGGACTGGTGGAACGCTTCGCCCCGCGCCCGTTGGCCGTCCGAGGCGCCTCCAGCGGGGCCCTGTGATTAGCAGTCGGTGAAGAACCGGGCAATTCCGATTCATCTGCCCCCGTGGGGGATCTTGGGCTTTGGGGCCACTTGAAATACGGTTCAGCAGCCCCTAAAGTCCTCATTTCGAAATTGAAAGCCAATTTCATTTTCAATTTCATGCATGTCCGACGATGCCTGATGAGATCGATGCCCTCCTCCTCTTCGTCCCACTCCGACGATTGCCGCTGTGCCTGCGGCAGCCTGCTGGCGCGCCTCGTCGACCAGGGTGTGGAGTTGAAGTGCCGTGGATGCAAGCGGACCACCTGGCTTCCGCTCGATCCCACCCACCCCGAGGCCAGAGACCCCGCGTCCCGAGCCCAGCCGGCCGGAGCCCCCCACGGGACCTCCGGTTTGCCTGGAGGCGCCTGACATGGCCCGCCTGTTCGCGATTGCACTTCTCATCCTCTTCGTCCTGCCCGGTTCTGGCTGGGCCGATGCGGAGGCCGATGCCATCCGCGCTCGGGACGACCGAATCGAAGACCTCGAGCGGAAGATGGGGCTCATGGTCGATGAGCTCTCCCGCCTGCGCACCCAGGTGGCCGTACCGGAGGAGCCGGAACTCGTGAGCTTCTACGGTCTCGGACCGGCGGCCTCCAAGGTGTATGGCCTGGAGCGCGGCCTCTCGATCGGAGGCTACGGCGAAGGCTTCTACACGAACTTCATTGGCGACGAGGCGGATACCGATCGGGATCGGGCGGACTTCCTGCGCTTCGTCATGTACCTCGGTTACAAGTTCACGGACAAGATCGTGTTCAACTCGGAAATCGAGTTCGAACACGCTTCGACCGGAGAGGAAGGCAGCGCCTCCGTCGAGCTGGCCACGCTCGATTTCTTCTGGAAGCCCGAGATGAACTTCCGGGCCGGCCTGATGCTCCTGCCGATGGGTTTCATCAACGAGATCCACGAGCCGCCCTTCTTCTACGGTGTGCAGCGCCCCGAGGTCGAACGGCGCATCCTGCCGAGCACGTGGCGGGAAAACGGCGTCGGCATCTTCGGGCAATTCGGTGAGAGCTTCGAATACCGCAGCTACCTGGTCACCGGCTTCGATGCCACGGGGTTCTCGGATTCGGGCATCCGCGGCGGCCGGCAGAAGGGCAGCAAGGCCCTGGCCGAGGATTTCGCCTGGGTCACGCGCTTCGACTACTCGCCGGAGATCCTGCCCGGCCTCCAGGTCGGCGGCTCCATCTACTTCGGCGATTCCGGCCAGGATCAAGAAACCGGGTTCGGCGACGTCCCTGACGCGCGGCTGTGGCTTGGCGAGGCC is part of the bacterium genome and encodes:
- a CDS encoding NAD-dependent epimerase/dehydratase family protein, with translation MKKVIILGCGGFVGSHLTDRLLASGEYHIEGWDTSLDKISQHLDNPNLSFHQRYIDADTTFEEIEPYVADADAVISLAAVCTPAQYVSSPVKTIQSNFIDAYALIDLCSKHRSWLVHTSTCEVYGRTLSSYVPSDDYDDPDLYEQREDETPLVVGPTKNHRWSYSTAKQLFERYIFAHNVENGMPFTIIRPYNWFGARMDFIPGRDGEGVPRVLACFMTALLDDQPIQLVDGGGAYRTITYIDDAVDALMLMLENPKGSQNQVFNVGNRSGEVTMRELALLMRELAAEITGNEKFRDHPIEEVTGEKFYGEGYEDCDRRVPDISKAESRLGWKAKTDLRETLRITMTHYFEQYGREKGLHPAQAK